From a single Arachis hypogaea cultivar Tifrunner chromosome 3, arahy.Tifrunner.gnm2.J5K5, whole genome shotgun sequence genomic region:
- the LOC140183485 gene encoding uncharacterized protein: MAQSKHIDKVLDRHSDETIANNRLRLKTSINAIRWLAFQACAFRGDDESPRSLNRGNFIELIKLLASCNQNVHNVVLENAPGNAQYISPTRDESKREQMSVVLGFVDKHICVQERFFDLIHVSDTCSLTLKTEISSVLSHHNLDVQNLRGQGYDGELVICVVNGMDCKLYFCSRLNQTGTLQRAGDTRWSSHLNSVRRLLCMFDATCEVLEKSTEEVSGGLEGSKSGALNCERQYSDVKMVAEITGKDKTKTAW; the protein is encoded by the exons ATGGCTCAATCTAAGCATATAGACAAAGTTCTTGATAGGCATAGTGATGAAACTATTGCAAATAACCGTTTAAGGTTAAAGACATCTATTAATGCTATTCGATGGCTTGCATTTCAAGCATGTGCATTTAGAGGCGATGATGAAAGTCCTAGATCTTTGAATAGGGgaaattttattgagttaattaagCTTTTAGCTTCCTGTAATCAGAATGTTCATAATGTTGTCCTTGAAAATGCTCCTGGAAATGCTCAATATATATCTCCCA CAAGAGATGAGTCAAAGCGAGAACAAATGTCTGTGGTTTTGGGATTTGTAGACAAGCACATTTGTGTTCAAGAAAGATTTTTTGATCTTATACATGTTTCTGATACATGTTCTTTGACATTGAAAACAGAAATTTCATCAGTTCTTTCTCATCATAATCTTGATGTCCAAAATCTTAGGGGACAAGGGTACGATGGAGAGCTAGTAATATGCGTGGTGAatggaatggattgcaagctctaTTTTT GTAGTAGACTTAATCAAACTGGTACTTTGCAAAGAGCTGGAGATACTAGATGGAGTTCTCATTTGAATTCTGTACGTAGATTGTTATGCATGTTTGATGCAACTTGTGAAGTTCTTGAAAAAAGCACCGAAGAAG TCTCTGGAGGTTTGgaaggaagcaaaagtggagctCTCAATTGTGAACGACAGTACAGTGATGTGAAGATGGTGGCTGAAATTACTGGAAAGGACAAAACAAAGACAGCATGGTAG